The following coding sequences are from one Pseudonocardia sp. EC080619-01 window:
- a CDS encoding helix-turn-helix domain-containing protein, translating to MDDRPGDQVAGNRARQREIYGEPLGERVRRLTSGLGITQARLASALGLSPAMLSQLSGARRVKIGDPAVLGRMVALDRRVARGPVPPGEIETLLDRVRSGSAVPWGPVPAGDCRCGAAGPGLAGPDRLPGGAPVVPGASGAPVVPVRTAVVPHPRRPAASAPTADDALRGVSAPARLVAAAAELDPSFPEIADVLRRAAASRR from the coding sequence ATGGACGATCGTCCCGGTGACCAGGTGGCGGGCAACCGCGCGCGGCAGCGCGAGATCTACGGCGAGCCGCTGGGGGAGCGGGTACGCCGGCTGACCTCCGGGCTGGGGATCACGCAGGCGCGGCTGGCGTCGGCGCTGGGGCTGAGCCCGGCGATGCTGTCCCAGCTGTCCGGCGCCCGGCGGGTCAAGATCGGTGATCCCGCGGTGCTCGGCCGGATGGTGGCGCTCGACCGCCGGGTCGCGCGCGGTCCGGTCCCGCCCGGTGAGATCGAGACGCTGCTGGACCGCGTCCGGTCCGGGTCCGCGGTGCCCTGGGGGCCGGTGCCGGCGGGGGACTGCCGCTGCGGTGCTGCCGGCCCGGGCCTCGCCGGCCCCGATCGCCTCCCGGGCGGCGCCCCGGTCGTCCCGGGTGCGTCAGGCGCGCCGGTCGTTCCGGTCCGCACGGCAGTGGTGCCGCACCCGCGACGGCCGGCCGCCTCCGCGCCGACCGCTGACGACGCGCTGCGCGGCGTCTCCGCGCCGGCCCGCCTCGTCGCGGCCGCGGCGGAGCTGGACCCGTCGTTCCCGGAGATCGCCGATGTGCTCCGGCGGGCGGCGGCGTCGCGGAGATGA
- a CDS encoding pitrilysin family protein gives MPADLATPDAVRRSELPGGVRLVTETVPGVRSVAVGIWIGIGSVDETGEQAGAAHFLEHLLFKGTRRRTAAGIAEEMDAVGGELNAFTAKEHTCYYAHVLDTDVALAVDLLADVVTDAELARTDVELERGVVLEEISMRDDDPEDLLGDLFDETLFGSHPLGRPVIGSEESVRAMSRETLHAFWRGEYTTPRMVVAAAGNLEHDRLAELVAAALAPAANGHADAVAVPPRAATGVRPARSGALGLQPDDSEQAHVMLGVPAAGRHVPGLPVLAVLNNALGGGLSSRLFQQVREQRGLAYQVYSSVARYADAGALSVYAGCAPERLGEVVAVVRDVLAEVAGGGLTEAEVTRAKGALRGGLVLGCEDTASRMNRLGRAELDHGRQRSLTDSLARIEAVTPAEVAALAAGLLDQPLTAAVVGPYDDESALPGSLRDL, from the coding sequence GTGCCCGCCGATCTCGCGACCCCGGACGCGGTGCGGCGCAGCGAGCTGCCCGGCGGCGTCCGGCTGGTCACGGAGACGGTGCCCGGGGTCCGCTCGGTCGCCGTCGGCATCTGGATCGGCATCGGCTCGGTCGACGAGACCGGCGAGCAGGCCGGTGCCGCACACTTCCTGGAACACCTGCTCTTCAAGGGCACCCGGCGCCGGACCGCGGCCGGGATCGCCGAGGAGATGGACGCCGTCGGCGGTGAGCTGAACGCCTTCACCGCCAAGGAACACACCTGCTACTACGCGCACGTCCTCGACACCGACGTGGCGCTCGCGGTCGACCTGCTCGCCGACGTCGTCACCGACGCCGAGCTGGCCCGCACCGACGTCGAGCTGGAACGGGGCGTCGTGCTCGAGGAGATCTCGATGCGCGACGACGACCCGGAGGACCTGCTCGGCGACCTGTTCGACGAGACCCTGTTCGGGTCGCACCCGCTCGGCCGTCCCGTGATCGGGTCCGAGGAGTCCGTCCGGGCGATGAGCCGGGAGACGCTGCACGCGTTCTGGCGCGGGGAGTACACGACGCCACGGATGGTCGTCGCCGCCGCCGGGAACCTGGAGCACGACCGGCTCGCCGAACTCGTCGCCGCAGCGCTGGCACCCGCGGCGAACGGCCACGCCGACGCCGTCGCCGTCCCGCCGCGCGCCGCCACCGGTGTGCGCCCGGCCCGCTCCGGTGCGCTCGGCCTGCAGCCCGACGACTCCGAGCAGGCACACGTGATGCTGGGCGTCCCGGCCGCGGGCCGGCACGTCCCGGGGCTGCCGGTGCTCGCGGTGCTGAACAACGCGCTCGGCGGCGGCCTGTCGTCGCGGCTGTTCCAGCAGGTCCGTGAGCAGCGCGGGCTGGCCTACCAGGTCTACTCCTCGGTCGCCCGCTACGCCGACGCCGGTGCCCTGTCGGTGTACGCCGGCTGCGCACCGGAGCGGCTCGGCGAGGTCGTGGCCGTCGTGCGTGACGTGCTCGCCGAGGTCGCCGGGGGCGGGCTCACCGAGGCCGAGGTGACCCGGGCCAAGGGCGCGCTGCGCGGGGGACTGGTGCTGGGCTGCGAGGACACCGCGTCCCGGATGAACCGGCTCGGCCGGGCCGAGCTCGACCACGGGCGCCAGCGGTCGCTGACCGACAGCCTGGCCCGCATCGAGGCCGTCACCCCGGCGGAGGTCGCGGCGCTGGCCGCGGGTCTGCTGGACCAGCCGCTCACCGCCGCCGTCGTCGGTCCCTACGACGACGAGTCCGCTCTCCCGGGGTCCCTGCGCGACCTGTGA
- a CDS encoding bifunctional riboflavin kinase/FAD synthetase → MQRWRGLEAVPPGWGRCVVTVGVFDGVHRGHRQLIARAVELARDRGLPAVVVTFDPHPAELVRPGTHPARLSTLDRRAELVAEAGADVFCVIPFTEQLSRMAPAGFAHEILVDRLHAAVVVVGRNFTFGHKAAGDVTTLHELGRRFGFVCEAVDLISDDHITFSSTYIRSCIDAGAVRDAARALGRWHRVDGVIVHGHKRGRDLGFPTANVACPPHTAVPADGVYAGWFRIGDRRLKSAISVGTNPTFSGRVRTVEAYVLDVDEDFYGHEVGVEFVARLRGQEHYDGIEPLIAQMTRDVEDSRTTLVAAGDATGPDGDPPTGPGPNAPG, encoded by the coding sequence GTGCAGCGCTGGCGTGGTCTGGAGGCCGTCCCGCCCGGCTGGGGACGCTGCGTCGTCACCGTCGGGGTGTTCGACGGGGTGCACCGCGGGCACCGGCAGCTCATCGCCCGGGCCGTGGAGCTCGCCCGGGACCGGGGGCTCCCCGCGGTCGTCGTGACGTTCGACCCGCACCCGGCCGAGCTCGTGCGCCCCGGGACGCACCCCGCGCGGCTGTCCACGCTGGACCGGCGCGCCGAGCTCGTCGCCGAGGCCGGTGCGGACGTCTTCTGCGTCATCCCCTTCACCGAGCAGCTGTCCCGGATGGCGCCGGCCGGGTTCGCGCACGAGATCCTGGTCGACCGGCTGCACGCGGCCGTCGTCGTCGTGGGACGCAACTTCACCTTCGGGCACAAGGCCGCCGGCGACGTCACGACGCTGCACGAGCTCGGCCGCCGGTTCGGCTTCGTCTGCGAGGCGGTGGACCTCATCTCCGACGACCACATCACCTTCTCGTCGACCTACATCCGGTCCTGCATCGACGCCGGCGCGGTCCGCGACGCCGCCCGCGCGCTGGGCCGCTGGCACCGGGTGGACGGCGTGATCGTGCACGGCCACAAGCGGGGCCGGGACCTGGGCTTCCCGACGGCCAACGTGGCCTGCCCGCCGCACACCGCGGTCCCCGCCGACGGGGTCTACGCCGGCTGGTTCCGGATCGGCGACCGGCGGCTGAAGTCCGCGATCTCGGTCGGGACGAACCCGACCTTCTCCGGGCGGGTGCGCACCGTCGAGGCCTACGTGCTCGACGTCGACGAGGACTTCTACGGCCACGAGGTCGGCGTCGAGTTCGTCGCCCGGTTGCGCGGTCAGGAGCACTACGACGGCATCGAGCCGCTCATCGCCCAGATGACCCGCGACGTCGAGGACAGCCGGACGACGCTCGTCGCCGCCGGCGATGCGACCGGACCGGACGGGGATCCCCCCACCGGACCGGGGCCGAACGCGCCGGGCTGA
- a CDS encoding 2'-5' RNA ligase family protein, whose translation MRLFTALWPPPAAVDALATELASALPWHPDGAWRPVDPGTWHLTLCFHGDDDPDARAAALDAAFAGVPAPRLRIAGTGTFPGVVWAGVEPGGVLDDLAARAGADPSSFRAHLTLARRRPADRPRPDALTGAGGVRPGPWWTADEVLLVRSDPGPRYTPVHRVRLTVPSGGAGR comes from the coding sequence ATGAGGCTGTTCACCGCGCTGTGGCCGCCCCCGGCGGCGGTCGACGCGCTCGCGACGGAGCTGGCGTCCGCACTCCCCTGGCACCCGGACGGCGCGTGGCGGCCGGTGGATCCCGGCACCTGGCACCTCACCCTGTGCTTCCACGGCGACGACGACCCGGACGCGCGGGCCGCGGCCCTCGACGCGGCGTTCGCCGGGGTGCCCGCGCCGCGGCTGCGGATCGCGGGGACCGGCACCTTCCCCGGCGTCGTCTGGGCCGGGGTCGAGCCCGGCGGTGTGCTCGACGACCTCGCGGCCCGGGCCGGGGCCGACCCGTCGTCGTTCCGGGCGCACCTCACACTCGCCCGCAGGCGGCCCGCCGACCGGCCCCGGCCGGACGCCCTGACCGGCGCCGGCGGCGTCCGGCCGGGGCCCTGGTGGACGGCGGACGAGGTGCTGCTGGTGCGCAGCGACCCGGGCCCGCGCTACACCCCGGTGCACCGGGTACGGCTGACGGTCCCGTCCGGTGGAGCAGGGCGCTGA
- a CDS encoding DUF456 domain-containing protein: MTWLAVLAGLMIAVGLAGIVLPVLPGPVLIVGGIAVWAVPRGDAVGWWVLGLAVLVTVIGQVAKYLLPGRRLKASGVPTRTLLAGLLLGVVGFFVVPVVGLFLGFVLGVWLAELVRLPDAATAWRSAKEALTAVGWSILIELAAGMLATAVWIGGLVAG; this comes from the coding sequence ATGACCTGGCTCGCCGTCCTCGCCGGCCTCATGATCGCGGTCGGGCTGGCCGGGATCGTGCTCCCGGTGCTCCCCGGCCCCGTACTGATCGTCGGCGGGATCGCGGTGTGGGCGGTGCCGCGCGGCGACGCCGTCGGCTGGTGGGTGCTCGGTCTCGCCGTGCTGGTCACCGTGATCGGCCAGGTCGCGAAGTACCTGCTCCCCGGCCGCCGGCTCAAGGCGTCCGGGGTGCCGACCCGGACCCTGCTCGCGGGCCTCCTGCTCGGTGTCGTCGGGTTCTTCGTCGTCCCGGTGGTCGGGCTGTTCCTCGGGTTCGTGCTCGGGGTGTGGCTGGCCGAGCTGGTGCGGCTCCCGGACGCCGCGACGGCCTGGCGATCGGCGAAGGAGGCGCTCACCGCCGTCGGGTGGAGCATCCTCATCGAGCTCGCCGCCGGGATGCTGGCGACGGCGGTGTGGATCGGCGGGCTCGTCGCCGGCTGA
- a CDS encoding polyribonucleotide nucleotidyltransferase: MTDVISEDGVHESTAVIDNGAYGTRTVRFEAGRLARQAAGSVVAYLDDETMLLSATTASKRPKDQFDFFPLTVDVEERMYAAGRIPGSFFRREGRPGTDAILTCRLIDRPLRPSFVDGLRNEIQVVVTVMSLDPKDPYDVVAINAASASTQLAGLPFSGPVGGVRVALIANETGTDTQWVAFPTHDQLERAAFDMVVAGRVVGDDVAIMMVEAEATEKTIELVDGGANAPTEDVVADGLEAAKPFIRSLCVAQQQLADVAAKPTADYPVFPAYQPDALEAVTEAVEQELAQALTIAGKQERETRTDEIKASVLEKLGERFTGRESELGNAFRALNKKLIRRRILTDQVRIDGRGLTDIRPLSAEVEVIPRAHGSALFERGETQILGVTTLNMLRMEQTIDSLGPETSKRYLHHYNFPPFSTGETGRVGSPKRREIGHGALAERALLPVLPDREEFPYAIRQVSEALGSNGSTSMGSVCASTMSLLNAGVPLKAPVAGIAMGLVSDEVDGQTRYVALTDILGAEDAFGDMDFKVAGTKDFVTALQLDTKLDGIPSEVLAAALSQAKDARLTILEVIGEAIDGPDEMSKYAPRVTAVKVPVDKIGEVIGPKGKMINSITEKTGADISIEDDGTIYVGANDGPSAEEAIGMINAIANPQLPKVGERFLGTVVKAAAFGAFVSLVPGKDGLIHISKLGNGKRIGKVEDVCKVGDKIRVEVTDIDNRGKISLVPVQEGGENGEAPADAETGAEAPAEAEAANQS, translated from the coding sequence ATGACTGACGTCATCAGCGAGGACGGCGTGCACGAGAGCACCGCCGTCATCGACAACGGTGCCTACGGCACGCGCACCGTCCGGTTCGAGGCCGGCCGGCTCGCCCGCCAGGCCGCCGGTTCGGTCGTCGCGTACCTGGACGACGAGACCATGCTGCTGTCCGCCACGACCGCCTCGAAGCGGCCGAAGGACCAGTTCGACTTCTTCCCCCTGACGGTCGACGTCGAGGAGCGGATGTACGCGGCGGGCCGGATCCCCGGCTCGTTCTTCCGCCGCGAGGGCCGCCCCGGCACCGACGCGATCCTGACCTGCCGTCTCATCGACCGGCCGCTGCGCCCGTCCTTCGTGGACGGTCTCCGCAACGAGATCCAGGTCGTCGTGACGGTCATGTCGCTCGACCCGAAGGACCCCTACGACGTCGTGGCGATCAACGCCGCGTCGGCGTCCACCCAGCTCGCGGGCCTGCCCTTCTCCGGCCCGGTCGGCGGCGTCCGCGTCGCGCTGATCGCGAACGAGACCGGCACCGACACCCAGTGGGTGGCCTTCCCGACGCACGACCAGCTCGAGCGCGCCGCGTTCGACATGGTCGTCGCGGGTCGCGTCGTCGGCGACGACGTCGCGATCATGATGGTCGAGGCCGAGGCCACCGAGAAGACGATCGAGCTCGTCGACGGCGGCGCCAACGCCCCGACCGAGGACGTCGTGGCCGACGGCCTGGAGGCCGCGAAGCCCTTCATCCGCTCGCTGTGCGTCGCGCAGCAGCAGCTCGCCGACGTCGCGGCCAAGCCGACCGCCGACTACCCGGTGTTCCCGGCCTACCAGCCGGACGCGCTCGAGGCCGTCACCGAGGCCGTCGAGCAGGAGCTGGCGCAGGCGCTGACCATCGCCGGCAAGCAGGAGCGCGAGACCCGCACCGACGAGATCAAGGCGTCGGTGCTGGAGAAGCTGGGCGAGCGCTTCACCGGCCGCGAGTCCGAGCTGGGCAACGCGTTCCGCGCGCTCAACAAGAAGCTCATCCGCCGCCGGATCCTGACCGACCAGGTCCGGATCGACGGCCGCGGCCTGACCGACATCCGGCCGCTCTCGGCCGAGGTCGAGGTCATCCCGCGGGCGCACGGCTCGGCGCTGTTCGAGCGTGGCGAGACCCAGATCCTGGGTGTCACCACGCTGAACATGCTGCGCATGGAGCAGACGATCGACTCGCTCGGTCCGGAGACCTCCAAGCGCTACCTGCACCACTACAACTTCCCGCCGTTCTCCACCGGTGAGACCGGCCGCGTCGGGTCGCCGAAGCGCCGCGAGATCGGCCACGGCGCCCTCGCCGAGCGGGCGCTGCTCCCGGTCCTGCCGGACCGCGAGGAGTTCCCCTACGCGATCCGCCAGGTCTCCGAGGCGCTGGGCTCCAACGGGTCCACCTCGATGGGCTCGGTCTGCGCGTCGACGATGTCGCTGCTCAACGCCGGTGTGCCGCTGAAGGCGCCGGTCGCGGGCATCGCGATGGGCCTGGTCTCCGACGAGGTCGACGGCCAGACCCGCTACGTCGCGCTGACCGACATCCTCGGCGCCGAGGACGCGTTCGGCGACATGGACTTCAAGGTCGCCGGCACCAAGGACTTCGTGACGGCGCTGCAGCTGGACACCAAGCTGGACGGCATCCCGTCCGAGGTGCTGGCCGCCGCCCTGAGCCAGGCCAAGGACGCCCGCCTGACCATCCTCGAGGTGATCGGCGAGGCCATCGACGGCCCGGACGAGATGTCCAAGTACGCGCCGCGGGTCACCGCGGTGAAGGTCCCGGTCGACAAGATCGGCGAGGTCATCGGCCCGAAGGGCAAGATGATCAACTCGATCACCGAGAAGACCGGCGCCGACATCTCGATCGAGGACGACGGCACGATCTACGTCGGTGCGAACGACGGCCCCTCCGCGGAGGAGGCGATCGGCATGATCAACGCGATCGCCAACCCGCAGCTGCCGAAGGTCGGCGAGCGGTTCCTGGGCACGGTGGTCAAGGCCGCCGCCTTCGGTGCCTTCGTCTCGCTGGTCCCCGGCAAGGACGGTCTGATCCACATCTCGAAGCTCGGCAACGGGAAGCGGATCGGCAAGGTCGAGGACGTCTGCAAGGTCGGCGACAAGATCCGCGTCGAGGTCACCGACATCGACAACCGCGGCAAGATCAGCCTCGTCCCGGTCCAGGAGGGCGGGGAGAACGGTGAGGCCCCGGCGGACGCCGAGACCGGCGCCGAGGCTCCGGCTGAGGCCGAGGCCGCGAACCAGAGCTGA
- the rpsO gene encoding 30S ribosomal protein S15, which translates to MALSTAEKKTTLEKYGTHATDTGSPEAQVALLTQRIIGLTEHLKEHKHDHHSRRGLLLLVGRRRRLLKYLRAVDVARYRALIEKLGLRR; encoded by the coding sequence GTGGCACTGTCCACCGCCGAGAAGAAGACCACGCTCGAGAAGTACGGCACCCACGCCACCGACACCGGGTCCCCCGAGGCCCAGGTGGCGCTGCTGACGCAGCGCATCATCGGGCTGACCGAGCACCTGAAGGAGCACAAGCACGACCACCACAGCCGGCGCGGCCTGCTGCTGCTGGTCGGTCGTCGTCGCCGGCTCCTCAAGTACCTGCGCGCCGTCGACGTGGCTCGTTACCGCGCGCTGATCGAGAAGCTGGGTCTGCGCCGCTGA